The Mycobacterium paragordonae genome includes a region encoding these proteins:
- a CDS encoding IS30 family transposase: MPSGYPHSRATRRELFDRVCQGAPLIATAREMGVSTTAAWLWWRDAGAMKLKRRSTLGLADPGDLNRPGGRGRRLSFDERVDIMRGLDRGDSQVEIARRLDRDPSVICREIARNSGPDGDYHARMAHARAARKAKRPKAFKLKDNPLCATIEAWMDDGWSPKLIAQMLARFHPDDRLARVSHETIYKCLYVQTRGSLRADLHQCLSTRRSTRKKRGGPVSRGIYTGTEFTISQRPAEVADRAVPGHWEGDLIVGAANSAIGTLVERSTRFTILLPLPAGHGSEAAAAAMIEAMRELPDHLRRSITWDRGSEMAKWQDIRLALEAPVYFCDPHSPWQRGTNENTNRLLRFWLEKGSDLSGHTKADLKRIQDTLNRRPRPTLDFETPAQRLTALINQAA, encoded by the coding sequence ATGCCGAGTGGTTATCCGCATTCACGAGCGACGCGGCGGGAGCTGTTTGACCGGGTGTGCCAGGGAGCTCCGCTGATTGCGACTGCTCGGGAGATGGGCGTGTCGACAACCGCTGCGTGGCTGTGGTGGCGTGACGCTGGAGCGATGAAGCTAAAGCGCAGGTCCACACTAGGTCTGGCCGACCCCGGCGATCTGAATAGGCCCGGCGGTCGGGGTCGCCGGCTGAGCTTTGATGAACGGGTGGACATCATGCGTGGTCTTGACCGCGGCGACAGCCAGGTCGAGATAGCGCGGCGACTGGACCGCGATCCGTCGGTCATCTGCCGTGAAATCGCCCGCAACAGCGGCCCCGACGGGGACTACCACGCCCGTATGGCACACGCCCGTGCAGCCCGCAAAGCCAAGCGCCCTAAAGCCTTCAAGCTCAAAGACAATCCGTTGTGCGCAACTATCGAAGCGTGGATGGACGACGGGTGGAGCCCCAAGCTGATCGCGCAGATGTTGGCCAGGTTCCACCCCGATGACAGGCTGGCTCGAGTGAGCCACGAAACCATCTACAAGTGCCTTTACGTGCAGACCCGCGGCAGCCTGCGCGCAGATCTGCACCAATGCTTGTCCACCCGGCGAAGTACCCGCAAAAAACGTGGCGGCCCGGTCAGCCGCGGCATCTACACCGGCACAGAATTCACCATCAGTCAGCGCCCCGCCGAGGTCGCCGACCGCGCCGTTCCCGGGCATTGGGAAGGTGACCTGATCGTCGGAGCCGCGAACAGCGCCATCGGCACCCTGGTCGAACGCAGCACCCGGTTCACCATCTTGCTGCCCCTCCCCGCCGGTCACGGCTCAGAGGCCGCCGCCGCCGCCATGATTGAGGCGATGCGCGAATTGCCCGATCATCTGCGACGCAGCATCACCTGGGACCGCGGCAGCGAAATGGCCAAATGGCAAGACATCCGTCTTGCACTTGAGGCACCCGTCTACTTCTGCGACCCACACTCGCCCTGGCAACGCGGCACCAACGAAAACACCAACAGGCTGCTGCGATTCTGGCTCGAAAAGGGCAGCGACCTCAGCGGTCACACGAAAGCCGACCTCAAGCGCATCCAAGACACACTCAATCGCCGACCCCGACCCACCCTAGACTTCGAGACTCCAGCCCAGCGCCTAACAGCACTCATCAACCAAGCCGCCTAA
- a CDS encoding class I SAM-dependent methyltransferase: MTRTDNDTWNLNSSVGATATAVAASRAIASAGPDALLDDPWADPLVRAVGVETFVKLIDGEIGGTDDPLLNRQTMSEQITVRTRFFDDFFIEATGAGIRQVVILASGLDTRAYRLPWPAGTAVYEIDQPEVIEFKTRTLADLGAEPAARRRTVPIDLREDWPAALRDAGFEPDRPTAWIAEGLLVYLPPEAQDRLFDNVSALSAPGSRIATEHMDLSSIPADWAQKLTERSRRIGSNIDLAALFYTGERNTAAAYLAGHGWQVHVRNTEEAYAAHGFNVPDDELASFGDASGYLTADYPGRG, encoded by the coding sequence GTGACGCGGACCGACAACGACACCTGGAATCTGAACTCGAGCGTGGGCGCGACCGCTACGGCGGTCGCCGCGTCCCGGGCGATCGCCTCGGCAGGCCCGGACGCGCTGCTGGACGATCCCTGGGCCGATCCACTCGTGCGCGCGGTGGGCGTCGAAACGTTCGTCAAGCTCATTGACGGCGAGATCGGCGGCACCGACGATCCGCTGCTGAACCGGCAGACGATGAGCGAGCAGATCACCGTGCGCACCCGCTTCTTCGACGACTTTTTCATCGAGGCCACCGGCGCCGGGATCCGACAGGTGGTGATCCTGGCCTCTGGGCTGGATACCCGCGCCTATCGACTGCCGTGGCCGGCCGGCACCGCGGTCTACGAAATCGACCAGCCCGAGGTCATCGAGTTCAAGACGCGCACGCTGGCAGACCTGGGCGCCGAACCCGCCGCGCGACGCCGCACGGTGCCGATCGACCTACGCGAAGACTGGCCGGCGGCTCTGCGCGATGCGGGTTTCGAGCCTGACCGGCCGACGGCATGGATCGCCGAGGGGCTGCTGGTCTATCTGCCACCGGAGGCACAGGACCGCTTGTTCGACAACGTTTCCGCGCTCTCGGCGCCGGGAAGCCGCATCGCGACCGAACACATGGACCTGAGCAGCATCCCCGCGGACTGGGCGCAGAAGCTCACCGAACGGTCGCGGCGAATCGGCTCCAACATCGACCTCGCTGCGTTGTTCTACACCGGTGAACGCAACACCGCCGCTGCTTATCTCGCCGGACACGGCTGGCAGGTGCACGTCCGCAACACCGAAGAGGCCTATGCCGCACACGGATTCAATGTGCCCGACGACGAGTTGGCGTCGTTCGGCGACGCGTCCGGGTACCTCACGGCGGACTATCCCGGCCGAGGGTGA
- a CDS encoding acyl-CoA dehydrogenase: MASNLLSRRDLDFLLFEWLGVEDLPKRDRFAEHSRETFSALLDLCEDLATRYFAPHNKKNDAHEPTFDGERVSVIPEVKQALDAFAKADLLAMSMDHALGGWQLPTVVAGAGLVWFHAANVATAGYVLLSLANANLLAQHGTAEQIERFVKPTLAGRFTGTMCLSEPQAGSSLADITTRAEPQDDGSYRLFGSKMWISGGDHELSENIVHLVLAKIAGAPAGTRGISLFIVPKFLVGDDGAVGDRNDVVLAGLNHKMGYRGITNTALNFGEGRHQPGGRPGAVGYLVGEPHRGLAYMFHMMNEARLGVGLGAIALGYTGYLKALHYARERPQGRPVTGKDPETPQVPIVEHPDVKRMLLAQKSYVEGALALALYCARLVDIQSSPESDAEAESAGLLLDILTPVAKSWPSQWCLEANSLAIQVHGGYGYTREYDVEQHYRDNRLNPIHEGTHGIQSLDLLGRKVTQRGGASLVELTKVVTATVSRASALSGEAAAMADQLDSAWQRLVSVTAAMFAAGDVDAALANSAVYLEAFGHLVIAWIWLEQLVAAHGRSGDFYEGKRFAARYFYGYELPKTGPQLDLLLSLDRTTLEMRDGWF, encoded by the coding sequence ATGGCGTCCAATCTGCTGTCCCGGCGTGATCTCGATTTCCTGCTTTTCGAGTGGCTGGGGGTGGAGGACCTGCCGAAGCGGGACCGCTTCGCTGAGCATTCGCGGGAAACGTTCTCGGCGCTGCTGGATCTGTGCGAAGACCTCGCCACCCGCTACTTCGCGCCGCACAACAAGAAGAACGACGCCCATGAGCCGACGTTCGACGGCGAACGGGTCAGTGTGATCCCTGAGGTCAAGCAGGCGTTGGACGCATTCGCCAAAGCCGACCTGCTGGCGATGAGCATGGACCACGCCCTGGGCGGATGGCAATTGCCCACCGTCGTGGCCGGCGCCGGCCTGGTGTGGTTCCACGCTGCCAACGTGGCAACTGCCGGTTATGTGCTGTTGAGTCTGGCCAATGCAAATCTGCTGGCCCAGCACGGGACGGCCGAGCAGATCGAGCGGTTCGTCAAGCCGACGCTGGCCGGCCGCTTCACCGGCACCATGTGTTTGTCTGAGCCGCAAGCGGGTTCGTCGCTGGCCGATATCACCACCCGCGCCGAACCACAGGACGACGGCAGCTATCGCCTGTTCGGTTCCAAGATGTGGATTTCCGGCGGCGATCACGAACTGTCGGAGAACATCGTGCATCTGGTGCTGGCCAAGATCGCCGGCGCGCCCGCGGGTACCCGTGGGATCTCGTTGTTCATCGTCCCGAAGTTCCTGGTCGGGGACGACGGTGCGGTTGGCGATCGCAACGACGTCGTGCTGGCCGGCCTCAACCATAAGATGGGATACCGCGGAATCACCAATACCGCATTGAATTTCGGTGAGGGCCGGCATCAGCCCGGCGGCCGGCCGGGCGCGGTGGGCTACCTGGTCGGCGAACCGCACCGCGGCCTCGCCTACATGTTCCACATGATGAACGAGGCGCGACTCGGCGTCGGGCTAGGGGCGATCGCCCTGGGCTATACCGGGTATCTGAAGGCGCTGCACTATGCGCGTGAGCGGCCGCAGGGGCGGCCGGTGACCGGCAAGGACCCGGAAACTCCCCAAGTGCCGATCGTCGAGCATCCCGATGTCAAGCGAATGTTGTTGGCGCAGAAGTCCTATGTGGAGGGCGCGCTGGCACTGGCACTGTATTGCGCGCGTCTGGTCGACATCCAGAGCAGCCCGGAATCGGACGCCGAAGCGGAATCCGCTGGGCTGCTGCTGGATATCCTGACGCCGGTGGCGAAAAGCTGGCCTTCGCAGTGGTGTCTGGAAGCCAACAGCCTGGCGATCCAGGTGCACGGCGGGTATGGGTACACCCGCGAGTACGACGTCGAACAGCACTACCGCGATAACCGGCTCAACCCGATCCACGAGGGCACCCATGGCATCCAAAGCCTGGACTTGCTGGGGCGCAAGGTGACTCAACGCGGCGGCGCCAGCCTGGTGGAGCTGACGAAAGTCGTCACGGCCACCGTCTCGCGCGCGAGCGCGCTCTCCGGGGAGGCCGCCGCGATGGCCGACCAACTCGACTCGGCCTGGCAGCGCCTGGTCAGCGTCACCGCAGCGATGTTCGCGGCGGGCGACGTCGACGCGGCGCTGGCCAATAGTGCGGTGTATCTCGAGGCATTCGGCCACCTCGTCATCGCGTGGATCTGGCTCGAGCAACTGGTCGCCGCTCACGGCCGCTCCGGCGACTTCTATGAAGGCAAGCGATTCGCCGCCCGGTATTTCTACGGCTACGAATTGCCCAAAACCGGACCGCAACTGGACCTGCTGCTGAGTCTGGACCGCACCACCCTGGAGATGCGCGACGGCTGGTTCTGA
- a CDS encoding cytochrome P450, producing the protein MTDVATPVSAAQLPPGPPRIVPKALQGIAFFAARRRTTQWLARRYGGAFTLNLPVFGRLVVVAEPELAKRVFMSRADNLGAIEPNLSRLLGSGSVFGLEGAEHRRRRKLLAQPFHAANMKNFERIVEQETLREIENWPEGTEFATLPAMKSITLNVILRAVFGAEGDDFDELRRVIVPWAKLGSRLSTLPMPRRTYGRYTPWGRLATWRHRYDVVIDRLIDNAQRRPASAEHTDILSLMLASSYDDGSVMSRKDIRDDLLTLLVAGHETTATTLAWAFERLSRQPEVLSALVAEADTADNVLRHAAIYEVQRTRSVIDFSGRRVRGSAFELGPNIVPPGYSIVVSISACHNDSESFPDPDRFDPQRYIEGKPSPFAWIPFGGGTRRCAGAAFAKMEMDVVLRTVLRHWEIHPADTAEETMRTGGLGFLPSGGGRVMVRRRAVAAA; encoded by the coding sequence ATGACCGACGTTGCCACCCCCGTTTCGGCCGCGCAGTTGCCCCCCGGACCGCCCCGGATCGTGCCCAAGGCGCTGCAGGGTATCGCCTTCTTCGCTGCCCGGCGTCGCACCACGCAGTGGCTGGCCCGCCGATACGGTGGCGCGTTCACCCTCAATCTGCCGGTGTTCGGACGGCTGGTGGTGGTGGCCGAACCGGAGCTGGCGAAGCGGGTTTTCATGAGTCGGGCCGACAATCTGGGAGCCATCGAGCCCAATCTGAGTCGCCTGTTGGGTTCGGGCTCCGTCTTCGGCCTCGAGGGCGCCGAGCACCGGCGCCGGCGGAAGTTGCTGGCTCAGCCTTTCCACGCCGCCAATATGAAGAACTTCGAGCGGATCGTCGAACAGGAAACGCTGCGGGAGATCGAGAATTGGCCGGAAGGAACGGAATTCGCAACCTTGCCGGCGATGAAAAGTATTACGCTCAACGTCATCCTGCGAGCGGTCTTCGGCGCCGAGGGCGACGACTTCGACGAACTGCGCCGGGTCATCGTGCCGTGGGCGAAGCTGGGATCGCGACTGTCGACACTGCCGATGCCGCGGCGGACCTACGGTCGCTACACACCCTGGGGCCGACTGGCCACCTGGCGGCACAGGTACGACGTGGTGATCGACCGGCTCATCGACAACGCGCAGCGGCGACCGGCATCGGCAGAACACACCGACATCCTGTCGCTGATGCTCGCCAGCTCATACGATGACGGTTCAGTCATGTCCCGCAAGGACATTCGCGACGACCTGCTCACGCTGCTGGTCGCCGGTCACGAGACTACCGCCACCACCCTGGCCTGGGCTTTCGAGCGGCTCAGCCGGCAGCCTGAGGTTCTTTCGGCACTCGTCGCAGAGGCCGATACCGCAGACAATGTGTTGCGCCACGCGGCGATCTACGAGGTGCAGCGCACCCGGTCGGTCATCGATTTCTCCGGTCGCCGGGTGCGGGGGTCGGCTTTCGAGCTCGGCCCGAACATCGTTCCGCCCGGGTATTCCATCGTCGTCAGTATCTCTGCATGCCACAACGACTCCGAGTCGTTTCCGGATCCGGACCGGTTTGATCCGCAGCGTTACATAGAGGGCAAACCGTCCCCGTTTGCCTGGATCCCATTCGGCGGCGGAACGCGGCGCTGCGCGGGCGCGGCATTCGCCAAGATGGAGATGGACGTGGTGTTACGAACGGTGTTGCGCCACTGGGAGATCCATCCTGCCGACACCGCCGAAGAGACGATGCGGACCGGCGGCCTGGGATTTCTGCCAAGCGGCGGAGGGCGCGTGATGGTGCGCCGGCGTGCGGTCGCGGCCGCCTGA
- a CDS encoding wax ester/triacylglycerol synthase family O-acyltransferase — protein sequence MNRDAVVQCVWLYEHPVDMNALGRFHHNLGYGLLGRRIERSPIPFARDRWVRDRWPAPLHIDESARPRAELGDWIDERARLEVDPEHGPGWHLAAVPLTDGTTVVSLVASHCLIDGLGVVRAIADAAAGHRRELGYPPPCSRTRLKALRQDAGRTIQDVPDAARAFRAAVRLSRQRRRAPSERATPKQSNKSDHARPDERVAVPAVVIHIDAADWDERARALGGTSHHLAAGLAAKLGERLGRRRAGDGAVSLQVPLSDRTEQDTRANTLSFVSVGVDPTGVTADLTDTRAAIRKTFQTLRENPAQASPTLPLAPLVPFIPKRVLRQAAEAEFAYDDLPVASSSLGELADMAGCPDGTPAEYVFGRGVIQRVLRHDLEHANGELALWFLRIGGKMCVTVGAYQPGGATTKPMLRELVTRTLGEFGLRGVIE from the coding sequence ATGAACCGTGATGCCGTCGTCCAGTGCGTCTGGCTGTACGAACACCCCGTCGATATGAACGCGCTAGGCCGCTTTCACCACAATCTCGGCTATGGGCTGCTGGGACGCCGTATCGAGCGTTCGCCCATCCCCTTCGCCCGGGACCGGTGGGTTCGCGACAGGTGGCCGGCCCCGCTGCACATCGATGAAAGCGCCCGGCCGCGAGCCGAACTCGGTGACTGGATCGACGAGCGCGCCCGGCTAGAGGTCGACCCGGAGCACGGTCCCGGTTGGCATCTCGCCGCGGTGCCATTGACCGACGGCACGACGGTGGTGAGTCTGGTGGCCTCGCACTGCTTGATCGACGGACTCGGTGTGGTTCGCGCGATCGCGGACGCGGCCGCCGGCCACCGGCGTGAACTCGGCTATCCCCCGCCGTGTTCACGGACCCGGTTGAAGGCGCTCAGACAGGATGCCGGCCGCACGATCCAGGACGTTCCGGATGCCGCGCGTGCCTTCCGCGCGGCGGTGAGGCTGTCGCGCCAACGCCGACGTGCACCGTCCGAACGGGCAACTCCCAAGCAAAGCAACAAATCTGACCACGCACGCCCAGATGAGCGGGTCGCCGTTCCGGCCGTCGTCATCCACATCGATGCCGCCGACTGGGATGAACGCGCGCGGGCACTCGGCGGAACCAGTCATCACTTGGCCGCCGGCCTGGCCGCCAAACTCGGTGAGCGACTGGGCCGCCGGCGTGCCGGCGACGGCGCCGTCAGCCTGCAGGTTCCGCTCAGTGACCGCACCGAGCAGGACACCCGCGCCAACACACTGTCCTTCGTCAGCGTCGGCGTCGACCCCACCGGGGTCACCGCTGACCTGACCGACACCCGGGCGGCAATCAGGAAGACGTTCCAGACATTGCGGGAGAACCCAGCGCAGGCCTCACCCACCCTCCCGCTCGCCCCGCTGGTGCCCTTCATCCCTAAGCGGGTGCTCAGGCAGGCAGCCGAAGCGGAGTTCGCCTACGACGATCTGCCGGTGGCCTCCTCCAGCCTCGGTGAGCTGGCCGACATGGCGGGGTGCCCGGACGGCACACCAGCCGAATACGTGTTCGGCCGAGGGGTGATCCAGCGGGTGCTCCGCCATGACCTCGAGCACGCCAACGGCGAACTGGCGCTTTGGTTTCTGCGCATCGGCGGCAAGATGTGCGTCACCGTCGGTGCATACCAGCCCGGCGGCGCCACCACCAAGCCGATGCTGCGCGAGTTGGTCACCCGCACCCTTGGCGAGTTCGGCCTTCGTGGGGTGATCGAATGA
- a CDS encoding thioesterase II family protein: MVNYKVNHNRFGRATETVRRGSGSFFQPPRPATDFAPWIKRQPGPAGRAGQGAIIVFPHAGAAASSYRTLATALAAGGDTFVVQYPRRAERLNHPAPQTIHDLAHELFQAGPWHQAAPLRLFGHSMGALVAFEFARIAEQHRIPVHKLWVSAGPVPSSVAALPELPTSTSELLADLARLGGTDPRLLADEEFAQLMAEAARCDYEALNRYECSDRVRIRADIHAFGGRSDNRVDAGSLRRWAHHTNGSFGMSLFDGGHFFINEHTNTAANRVITDV, encoded by the coding sequence ATGGTCAACTACAAGGTCAACCACAACCGATTCGGCCGAGCGACCGAAACGGTCCGTCGAGGCAGCGGCAGCTTCTTTCAGCCGCCCCGTCCGGCGACGGATTTCGCGCCCTGGATCAAGCGTCAACCGGGTCCGGCCGGTCGCGCCGGGCAGGGAGCGATCATCGTGTTCCCACATGCCGGTGCCGCCGCTTCGAGCTACCGGACATTGGCGACCGCCCTGGCCGCGGGCGGTGACACCTTCGTCGTGCAGTACCCGAGGCGGGCCGAGAGGCTGAACCATCCCGCGCCCCAGACGATTCACGACCTGGCACACGAACTGTTCCAGGCCGGGCCGTGGCACCAGGCGGCGCCGCTACGGTTGTTCGGGCACAGCATGGGCGCCCTGGTCGCCTTCGAATTCGCCCGCATCGCTGAGCAGCATCGGATCCCCGTGCACAAGCTGTGGGTCTCTGCCGGACCGGTGCCGTCGTCGGTCGCCGCGCTACCCGAATTGCCCACCAGCACCAGCGAACTACTCGCCGATCTGGCCCGCCTGGGCGGCACCGACCCGCGCTTGCTGGCCGATGAGGAGTTCGCTCAACTGATGGCCGAAGCGGCCCGCTGCGACTACGAGGCACTCAACCGCTATGAGTGCAGCGACCGGGTGCGCATCCGCGCCGACATCCACGCTTTCGGCGGGCGCAGCGACAATCGCGTCGACGCAGGTTCGCTGCGGCGTTGGGCACACCACACCAACGGCTCGTTCGGGATGTCCCTCTTCGACGGCGGGCACTTCTTCATCAATGAGCACACCAATACCGCCGCGAACCGCGTCATCACCGACGTGTGA
- a CDS encoding MMPL family transporter, with the protein MLILFVVYRTFVTTLLPLLTIGISLIPTHRPYSCSRDAATGRRSGVSVMAALRASAANAA; encoded by the coding sequence ATGCTGATCCTCTTTGTGGTGTATCGCACATTCGTCACGACGTTGCTTCCACTGCTGACAATCGGGATATCCCTGATCCCGACTCACAGGCCCTACTCGTGCTCGCGGGACGCCGCGACCGGGCGGCGCTCCGGCGTCTCCGTTATGGCGGCCCTCCGGGCATCCGCCGCAAACGCTGCGTGA
- a CDS encoding polyketide synthase, with protein MSDGSQTDTDPVVIIGMALEAPGGVDSAESYWGLLSQQREGLCPLPADRGWPISDLLRPRDGFKRIHNAGGFLCGAATFDPGFFGITVREATTMDPQQRVALRVSWRALESSGINPDDLAGHDVGCYVGAYSTGYGPDMASFSRHSGHLITGSACGVISGRIAYLLGLAGPAITVDTSCSSALTALHVAVQSLRSGDCDMALAGGVCVMGSPGFFVEFSKQHALSDDGRCRPYSAQASGTVWAEGAAMYVLQRKSAALRDGRRILAEISATAVNQDGRSAGLSAPSAGAQSKLFRRALGQAGLRPEEVGMLEGHGTGTKLGDRTELSSLAEVYGNTAPGCGPVLGSVKSNIGHAQAASGALGLAKLLVSAHHQAIPPTLHAEQPSGEVDWKSRGLRLAHSMTPWPATGGWRNGAVSAFGISGTNAHVIVSVPEAA; from the coding sequence ATGTCTGACGGCTCTCAAACAGACACCGATCCGGTGGTGATCATCGGGATGGCCCTCGAGGCGCCCGGCGGGGTCGACAGCGCCGAGAGCTATTGGGGCTTGTTGTCACAACAGCGGGAAGGTTTGTGCCCCCTTCCCGCCGATCGCGGCTGGCCGATCAGTGATCTGCTCCGCCCCCGGGATGGTTTCAAGAGGATCCACAATGCGGGCGGATTCCTCTGCGGTGCCGCCACATTCGACCCCGGGTTCTTCGGCATCACGGTGCGCGAGGCGACGACGATGGACCCGCAACAGCGGGTAGCCCTCAGAGTCTCGTGGCGTGCTCTGGAGAGCAGCGGCATCAACCCGGATGATCTGGCCGGTCACGACGTCGGCTGTTATGTCGGCGCCTACTCCACCGGATACGGCCCGGATATGGCGAGTTTCTCGCGGCACAGCGGACACCTGATCACCGGCTCAGCCTGCGGGGTGATCTCCGGCCGGATTGCCTACCTACTCGGCCTGGCCGGGCCGGCCATCACCGTCGACACCTCATGTTCGTCGGCGCTGACAGCGCTTCACGTTGCGGTGCAATCGTTGCGCTCCGGCGATTGCGACATGGCGTTGGCAGGCGGCGTCTGCGTAATGGGTTCGCCCGGGTTCTTCGTCGAGTTTTCCAAGCAGCACGCGCTGTCCGACGACGGCCGATGCCGACCGTACAGCGCCCAGGCCAGCGGCACCGTCTGGGCCGAGGGCGCGGCGATGTATGTGCTGCAACGCAAGTCGGCCGCACTGCGTGACGGGAGACGCATCCTCGCCGAGATCAGCGCCACCGCTGTGAATCAAGACGGCCGAAGCGCAGGACTCTCCGCGCCGTCAGCCGGGGCGCAGAGCAAGCTGTTTCGCCGCGCCCTGGGCCAAGCCGGACTGCGGCCCGAGGAGGTGGGAATGCTGGAGGGCCACGGCACCGGAACGAAGTTGGGCGATCGGACCGAATTAAGCTCTCTAGCAGAGGTCTACGGGAACACCGCGCCCGGTTGCGGCCCGGTGTTGGGCTCGGTGAAGTCAAATATCGGACATGCGCAGGCGGCGTCGGGCGCGCTCGGCCTCGCCAAACTCCTGGTCTCGGCGCATCACCAGGCCATCCCGCCTACCTTGCACGCCGAGCAGCCCAGTGGCGAAGTCGACTGGAAGAGTAGAGGTTTGCGCCTGGCGCACAGCATGACACCGTGGCCCGCGACCGGCGGCTGGCGCAACGGCGCCGTTTCCGCGTTCGGTATCAGCGGCACCAACGCGCACGTGATCGTCTCCGTGCCGGAGGCAGCTTGA
- a CDS encoding acyltransferase domain-containing protein: MAAGVMPDCRVPVLLSAHEDELIAQDAAAILRFVKQVGDNADIPGAVAATLRRTRRVRRHRALIRAGDSAELENGLRALAAGDDHPLVTRSSENASARIAFVFPGQGREWPSMGAEAYERIPAYRVEARRCAEAFAAAGLPSPLRYLLGDQSRDFSQTEIQAAHFTHAVSLARTWRSGGVAPEITVGHSLGEVAAAYVAGLISLPAAVGVVAARAAVVGRLPGRYGMAALGVGADQAGALVAETPGWLEISVANSPSSSVVSGERAAVDACVRAAEQRGIFARQLAVDFPAHTSRLEPLRSMFCDLLPLASFQHGALDFVGSARGESVGPDEDFTTYWYENLRNTVRFDAAVASTAHRGVNVYIEMSAHPSLLYALGELAGRADRRIG, translated from the coding sequence ATGGCGGCCGGAGTAATGCCGGACTGCCGCGTCCCGGTATTACTCAGCGCTCACGAAGACGAACTGATCGCTCAAGATGCCGCGGCCATCCTCAGATTTGTGAAGCAAGTCGGCGACAACGCGGACATCCCCGGCGCGGTCGCGGCTACTCTGCGCCGTACCCGACGTGTCCGACGGCACCGTGCGCTCATCCGCGCCGGCGATTCCGCCGAACTGGAGAACGGGCTGCGCGCGCTGGCGGCAGGAGACGACCACCCCTTGGTGACCCGCTCTTCCGAAAACGCTTCTGCGAGAATCGCGTTCGTCTTTCCGGGTCAAGGCCGTGAATGGCCGTCGATGGGCGCCGAGGCGTATGAACGCATTCCGGCCTACCGAGTCGAAGCACGGCGGTGTGCGGAGGCTTTCGCAGCGGCGGGACTGCCCTCGCCGCTGCGTTATCTACTCGGCGATCAATCCCGCGACTTCTCGCAGACCGAGATCCAGGCCGCGCACTTCACCCACGCGGTCAGCTTGGCGCGGACGTGGCGATCAGGCGGGGTGGCGCCCGAGATCACCGTGGGGCACAGCCTGGGCGAGGTGGCCGCCGCGTATGTGGCAGGCCTCATCTCGTTGCCCGCCGCGGTCGGCGTGGTCGCCGCGCGGGCGGCCGTGGTGGGCCGGTTGCCGGGCCGGTACGGTATGGCGGCACTCGGGGTGGGTGCTGATCAGGCCGGAGCGCTCGTCGCGGAGACGCCCGGGTGGTTGGAGATCTCGGTAGCGAACTCGCCGTCGTCGAGCGTCGTGTCCGGCGAACGCGCCGCCGTTGACGCATGCGTGCGAGCGGCCGAACAACGCGGCATTTTCGCGCGCCAGTTGGCGGTCGACTTCCCGGCGCACACCAGCAGGCTGGAACCACTGCGGTCGATGTTCTGTGATCTCCTGCCGCTGGCGTCCTTCCAGCACGGAGCGCTGGATTTCGTGGGCTCCGCGCGCGGCGAGAGCGTCGGGCCAGACGAGGACTTCACCACGTACTGGTATGAAAATCTGCGCAACACAGTACGTTTCGACGCCGCCGTGGCGTCCACCGCCCACCGCGGTGTCAACGTGTACATCGAGATGTCAGCACACCCGTCGCTGCTGTACGCACTTGGGGAACTCGCCGGACGCGCTGATCGTCGGATCGGGTAG